GGGAGTTCAGTACAAGCTGGAGACTTCACAAACAGCTTCCTGTAAGAGGTGAGATGGGAGCAGAGCCTCAAACAGCAGAGAAGAGGAATGGATTGgtataaaggaagagagagggcatCCCATGTGGGCAGTTGAGCTGAGCAAAGGCAGGAAGGTGGCAGGCAGGGAAGGCCAGAGGGAGCAGCACCATGACTGTGGGAGAGGGCCTGAGGAGAGGTGAGCCTGAGAAGTTTGGTGGGGGAAGCTTGTTAAGCACAGCCCCGAAGACCAGGCAGAAGGGAGCCATTGCAGGTTCTGTCCTTAGACAGGTTAGCATGGGGGTGATCTTAACAATGTAGGCACCTTCGAATGTGGGGAGgattttctaattgcttttaCATAGTAGGAAAACTAAAAGGTTGGAAGGGATATAGGATATATAAGGAGAGGGTTAGAGAAACGCATCGCCAAGTACAGCCCTGTTTATTCTCAGGCACACGTCGTTTTAACTGTGATGGATAGAGTTTGGCATTCAGGTAACGTGTAGCACTGCATCATGAACCTGATCTCCTGTGCCTAGAGATCTGCAAACAACCCCTGACCACCATCTTCAGTCATTGTGTTGCTGGCTACACAGCCACCATGCAGTGTCAGATTGTTGCTGGTCTCAACAACACTCTGATAGCATGTCTGTCCTCAGACTTCCTTCTGGATTGGTTCCATTGGATACCTTTCCTGAAGGGGGGTTTTTGACTCTAAGGGAATGGAAGTTTTTATGGTGTAAAAGACTTAAAACATACTCTTTTACAgtaattttctttagaattttcagtaggggggctggcccggtggcacagtggttaagtgtacatgttccacttcggtggcccggggtttaccggttcgcatcctgggtgtggacatggcactgcttggcaagccatgctgtggcaggcgtcccatgtatacagtagaggaagatgggcacggatgttagctcagggccagtcttcctcagcaaaaagaggagattggcaccagttggctcagggctaatcttcctcaaaaaaaacacaagaatttTCAGTAGGTTATAGGGTATAGGGTTTTTTAAAAGGAGCAAATGTATAAAAGcatatacaataaaaaaatctatccTTCTGGCCCAGTGTTCTCTTCCAGTTCTCCCTGAGGACAATTGTTAATCAGTTTCctgtatatccttccagaaatattttatgtggATATTGTAtatatccaatttttaaaaaagtgatacaTACTGTTGTATCTTGTTCAGcatcttgctttcatttttttaaatttgggattATGTAATATTGCAAAGAAACGTAGAAAATGACACCCCCCAGTAGCCCACTACACAGACTTAACAAATGTTAGTTAACCTTTTGCGCTGGCATCTCATTTAGGACTGTCTTGGGGAAGCCCCATGTCAGTGCAGCTCCATACAGAAGAGTCCAGTTATTGACTATATGCATACACCATTCTTTATTTGGCCTGCTCCCAGCTTTTGGATATTTAGggtattattgattttttttttgcttaaattatcGATGTGGAGGTAATACCCCACTTTGTATAATGTCTGCCCAAGGAGGCATCAAGGCAAAGAGGAACGAAGCTCGGCTTTGGCTTGGGTTCAAATACCTGCTCAGCCAGACTTCCTAGCCGTGTGACCTGGGGTGAGTGACGCCCCTCTTGATCCTctttacccatctgtaaaatgggcaggcTGTAGGAATCCCTCCTTCTCATAGCTGCTGGGGGGAGTACAGTAGAAAACTAAAGACTTTATGGGGCGTAGTTCCCCAGTCCCCCGAGGCAGTGCTCTCTGCGGGACACCAAACTCCAAGGCCGGCCAGGCAACTGAGGCGGCGGGAGCGCCGGACTGCCGCAGCTCACGCTTCAAGCTGCTCCCCGCCCCTTTCCCTGGCCACGCTGGGGGCGGGGCGGTTAAGTGACTCTGTGACGTCACCCCGCGCAGCACCAATCCCCCTGCCAGGCAGGCGTTAACTCGTTTGCATGGGTTGCCCGCTATTGGTCCGTTGGGCAATCCAGGCCGTCCCAGCTTTTTAAAGCCGCCGCGTAGTATAAACAAGGAGATGCGGAGCGGCCAGGGCATGATGTCATCGCGGCGCTGTAGCTCCTGGGGCTGACGTCATCTCCGGGGAGGTTGCCGGCCCAGGCTGTTAGAGCCTGCCTAACCACTCGGGGCTTAAGAGGCCGCCCCTGCCGTGTCGAAGGTCAGCCCCATTGCACTTCAGTGTCCCAGGCTGCGCCCCGTCCTCGAGGAGGGGACCGAGACACAGTAAGTCCGAACTGCGGCTCTCCCAGCGGGACCCATTTTTCCGGCAGAGAAACTGAGCCTCCGAGGCGCGAGTCGTTCGCGAGCCTGCGTAGCAAGTTGGAGTTGCAGCCGATAGGTCTTGCCCACCCGGGGGGATCTCCCAACTTTTGGTCAGGCCTTGGGGCCCCGCCCCTTGCCTATTATGTCTGCGGTCACTTTAAGTGCGAAGGTGGGGGCGAGatggaggtttaaaaaaaaatctgccttccAATATGGCGGCCCACTAATCACGTGTTTGCTCGTGGCGAGTGATTGGCTCTCGGGCCTCGGCGGGGCGGGGCTCTCGGTACGGGGCGGGGCTGCCGCGGGCAGCAGCCTGCTACTGTTTGCCGGAACCTCCCGGCGCGCCCCCGTGATCCCCCCCTCCCGCCCGACGCGCGACCCCGCCGCTTCGAATGTTGTGAATCAAATGTGGGGTTTGTTACATTCCGCCGCCGCCGCGGACAGTTCTTAAAGGGCCAGCCGCAGGCAGCTGCGCAAACCTAGCCGCGTCCTGCGCCGCCTCCCGCTCCCAGAGGGCCGGGGCCGAGAGAGGCTGACCGCGCGTGGGCCTCGCGAGGCAGACGCCGGCGGACGGACAACAAAGAGAGAGGGCCCCAGAAGGAGCGGGACTGCCCCCGGACTGGAGGGTAGGGAGGGAAGCACATTGTTCCGCAGGGCGGGGGCTCTTAAAGGGTCCAGGCAGCCTCGGCCGCCTGCCCAGCTTGGCCGTCCTAGATCGGGAACAAAGGAGTCAACGTGTGGCCAGGCGGCTGAAGGTGAGTCGAGGCCAGAGCCCCCAACTCCTGATTTCCGCATCCCTGGAACTcctggccccctcccctgggACTGGGGCTGTGATCTTAGAGCTGGTTCCGCAGGGGTTAATGGCGGGCGGTCCTGAGGGGGAACGGCGAGACCTCTAGAATCAGGGCCACCCTCGTCCCCCGCGCCCCCCAAGGCCAGGCCGAGTCTCCCTTCTCTGGAGGCTGAGCGCTGCGGTTGGAGAGGAAGgagccgccccctccccctgctgccGCCACTTcctttgttgttgcttttgtctCACGCCAAGCACATGGTCCGGGAGCCTCGGCTCTTAAAGTCACAGCGCCCTGGCCCCTGCGCCGCAGTCCGGCCTCCTGCCCCCGGTATTCCTCCGAGCGCGGCACTAAGGAGTGAGAGCGAGACGTGGGAAGGCCCCTCTCCGGCTGATACCCGCACCTCGGCCCCCCATCCTCATTCCCCGGGAGGGGTGGCTGAGGAAGCTCCCCGGAGTCCCGCTGCCTGCGCCTGCCCCGCGGTGAGGAGGGGCCTGCCCCTCAGGGACACTGGACATTTTCACTAATGTGGCCAGTTGGTTTTTTTGCGTCTTGTCTTTTCGGGCTTGATTTGGGCGCCCTGGGAAGGAGAGGTTtccacccccattttacagttgtggCAACTGAGGCTCACGCGAAGAGATTTCCTTGACCAAGGTCACTTAGGGAGTCTGGGCTAGCCAAGGACTCCTATCTCTGAGCTCAGTGATCCAGCCCTCAGCTACCACCGGGCTCCACACGTCGGGGAGCTCTGCTTGCCCAGCAGGCAGTGCTGGGCCTAGCAGGCCTCTTGGGGGCGTGGGGGAGGGGGGCCGGGTAGCGGGGTGGTGAGGAAGTAGGGAGGTGGGCATCCTGCCTGAGTCTACTCATGCTCTCAGGGGCTGATTTTGCTTACCTGCAAAACAGCCCCTGCTCCTGCAGACAGCCCCCAGGCCTAAATGACATGGCAGGAGCACCCGACCAGGGTGGGGATAGCTGCTTGGGGCACTAGAAATAGGCATTTGGCTGCCTCCTGGGGGAGAGGGTGGATGTAAGGTGCGGTGCCTGCTCCCAGGCAAGATTGGGTTTAGGGGTGGGACCTTCAAGACCCATTTACACAGACCTCCTGGAGAACACAGCACAGAGAAGTGTGGAAAGCAGAGCTGTTAGGGGTGGCCACTTGGCCACCTTTGCTATGctgtttgaccttgagcaagttgctagCTTCAACTCTGGGCCTCACTTGCTTCTCTCCATAATAGGGCTAGGCACTGGTGCCTGAAAGAGAAAGCTCTCCCCAGTTCCTTTAGGACCTGGAATAGAGACTTGGGACGAGGCGCTTCTTGGGGCTGCTGATGTCCAGGGTTGGCAGGATCTGACCTAGGGAGCCAGCCAGGACCAGTTCTGTCCCTCTTTTGCTTTGTGGCCTAGAGCAAGTTACATCctttctctgggtctctgtttcctcaactgtgcAGGGGGTGTGTCCCCTCTATGCCACTTCTATTCCTAGTAGGACTTCAAGAACCAGGGTCCCTCCCTTGCCAGTTGCGGTATTCCCCTGCGAAGGCATATTTCCCAGCCGCCTCCTGCAGATCTTGAAGTGGCACCTGGGTTCTGCTTGGGAGGCGGGGATGGAGGTCAGGCTGTCTTCTCTAATAGTGACCAGGCGCATCTAGGCTTCACAGGTCTCTTCTGCAGTGGCCTTCCAGCAGACCTTGCAGTCCACTGGGAGGTGGGTATCGggctgttcccattttacagatgaagaagctgaggcttagagaggcaaAGTGATGTgtctaattttcagccaagacTCTGGCCGCAAGTCGAGGTGTCATGTGTGAAAATGCAAGGGTTGACACTGTCAGCTTTGGCACCACTGTCACAGCTGGAGGCCTTTCTGTCTGCTGGTTTGGTTTCTCAGCTCTTTGCCACTTCTCTTTCCTGAGGAGTGGGTATCTTTGAAGGCATCTGGCTGCAGAGCAGATTCCCATGGGCTTGGGCCTCTGTGGGGTCTACACCCCTGAGTCTTGACACTGCCCAGACTTCAGCACGACAGCCTGGCACAGGAGGAGCAGTGGAGGCCTCTGCCCAGGTCATGTCCCAGTGCACTCATGGCTCTGGCTAACTGGCCTTGGACCTCACCTCAGTGTCCCTACTTCTGAGAGTTGCTGTGAAGGCTCATCAAGGTGGCACAGGGGAAGTATCGTAGTTGTTAATATTCCTCATGGGCAGCACTGTGGGCTCCCAGGACCTCTGAGGTCAGTTCGAGCAGAGGTTCCCAAGCCTGGCTGGCTGTGCTGTAGAAACTGCTGGGGATTTGGTAAAAATCCATGTGCCCTTGTTCACCAACCCTCCGAAGATTGCGCTCCAGAGAGTCTGAGTAGGCCAGGAGTTTCTTGTTTAGTTATTTGGGGGTTTCCTCTGAGTCTCTCTTGGCCCTTGTTTGCTGGGCTGGATTGTAGCAGGAATCAGAGAGGTTGTGTATGTACACACGTGTGTAAGGATGTGCACTTGGCCCACACCAGGGGTCACAAACCTAGTCACCTCTGGTGGGCAGGCGGGAGTGGGTGTGGGGTGGCCTGGAGAGGAAGCTCATGCTCCGGGTGAGGGGGGCCAAGCAGAAACAAGAGCCTAGTGGGACTAGATTCCTGCTGTCCCCCCTCCCCAGGAAAAGCCAGATTTTTACATAATCCTTCCACTTTTAATCACTGGCAGTAACCTCAGTGCTGTCAGACTGTGGCCTTGGACCTGTGTGATCGGCTCGCCAATGTGCATTTACCACATCAGGCCTCCTCGTGCTGGACACAAGCTGGTCActgggccctgcccacccctctgcCAACTGCGCGAGCCTAAGTCGCGTGGGAGAAGTGTGAATTCCAGCCCTTATActtcctgtgtggccttggccgGCCGCCGTCCTCTGAGGTGGAGAAGAGACCCCTTGCAGGCTTGTAAAGCCCAGCACAGGGGAAACGTTCTTGCCGCCGTCGGCAGGAAGGAACAAGGTGGTAAGGAGACAGCACGCTGGCTCCCTGGCTGTGTCATCAGGAGGCCACACTTAAAGCTGGGTATGAAGGATGTGCAGGAGTTTCATCCGATGGACAAGGGCTGGAGGGGCTTCCCTGTGGCAGGAACAGCAAGGGCTGGTCCTGTTTGATGCACCCTTCAGCTGTGCAGGGCCTGACAAATTCCAGAGCTTTCCCTGCCAGAGCCTCGTCCCAACCTCTGGAGTTAAATGAATAGTCCCCCACCtggagccccagctcccagccgaGGGAGGAgacctgctcccctccccccatttccGTCCGCTCAGCTTCCTCCCTGAGGTTCTTGCTTCCCCTTTTTTCTCAGCAAGCCTCACCTCCCTCTTGGGGGCTGGGTTGGTTGTGTCTGTCAGTGGCCAGCTTCCTTCATCGCCTCCTATGAAGCCTTGGGCTGGACCCCACTCCCTGTCGATGCAGTGAGGGTGCACTGAGGGGCTTGTGGTCAGCCCACCTCCCAGCTTTGACACTTGGGCaagtctcttcctctctctcagcctcagtttcctcttctgtaaatcaGAACTACCAACACCTTCCTTGACGAGCAGGTGAAGTGGCACTTGGGTAGGCACTGTGGGGACAGGttatggaaggaaggaaaactgacTTGCCTCGGACTAGGAGCCCCCAAGGGTAAGAACCGGGTCAGAACTTCTTGCCTGGCAGTAGTGGAAAgagggctgggccccaggcctgACTGGAGTCCCCCCCCAGGAACCCCAGCTGCCTGGAGGCCAAAGTTTAGACCCGCACCCAGGACAGGGTGCCCTGGGGATCCCACCCTGAGGGAGCCTCACCAGAGCCACGTGGCCCAGAACCATGTTGGCCAGCCCTGTGAACTCACCACAGCCCCCGGTGAACTCCATCCCACTTCgcagagcaggaaactgaggcctggctCCCTGCAGGCCAAGCCTGTCCCTGTCTGTCGGCCTTGGAGCCTGGTGCCGAGAAGAGGGCCACACCCAAAATGCACGCGGCACGTGGTGCCTGGGGGCGTGGTGGATGTCAGTGGCCCCTGGAATCGGACTGCAGAGGTTTGATTCTGTCTCCCTGATCCCTGAGAGGGCAAGTAACtggacttctctgtgcctcacgtTCTTTGTCTGTTTGTCTCTTAGGGTTGTGAGCCCCGGCCCAGCCCCTCCACCCTTCTGCCACCCCTGATGCGACCATGGGCCCTGGCAGTGACTAGGTGGCCGCCCTCTGCCCCTGCGGGTCAGTGGCGATTCTCTGCAGGAGCCAGCAGCACCCCGGGCCAGCTCCGGGGAAGGTAGGAAGGAACCTCCCAGCCCTGCCTAGCGCAGAGGCCCCGGTGCGGGGCTGTCAGCTTGGGCTGGAGCACGGGCGGGGACTGGGCACAGGGCCCTGAGCTGTCTTCCTTCCCCAGCGGGTAGTGACCTTGGCTTCTCTCCATGCTCTGTGAGTGAGTGGCCCCCCTCAGTCCTACTGGGGCCTCCTCTCTGTGGTGCAGCCCCGGCCGCGAGGGCCCCCTGGCCGGCCCGCCTGCCCAGGATGAGCGCTTACCCTCCCAGCAGCCGCTGCCCCGGCCACCGCACCTCCCCGTAGAGGAGCGCCGCGCCTCGGCTCCTGCCGGCGGGAGCCCACGGATGCTGCACCCGGCCTCCCAGCAAAGCCCGTTCATGGTTGACCTCCACGAGCAGGTAGGCAGAGCAGCCCTGCCCAAGGCCACCTGCTGCGCCCTGCCTCAGGCAAGCCAGTCTGTGCTGGTCCCCGGTTCCACCAGGCTCAACCAAGCTCAACTCGGGGAGGCATTATTAGCCCTGTTTCACAGGttaggaaatggaggcccagagaagggaggggccTTCCCTGGGGCCCGCACAGTGGATGAGTGGTGGAGCCAGAAGCTCCTCCCAGGTTCCCGGAGGTTCTCTCTGccctctgggccctggggccaggggACAGCCCGGTCTGCACCCAGGGAGGCCCCAGCTAGAGAAACGATGGGAGCTGGCCTGGCAGGACTCTCTCACCTGGGGGCAGCCTCGTGGCCAGACTTCCTTTCTACAGTTGTGAGGTCTCTGTCTGCCTACAGGTGCACCAGGGACCTGTCCCTCTGTCCTACACAGTCACCACAGTGACGACCCAAGGCTTCCCCTTGCCTACAAGCCAACACATCCCTGGCTGCAGTGCTCAGCAGCTCCCAGCATGCTCCGTGATGTTCAGTGGGCAGCACTACCCCCTCTGCTGCCTCCCACCCCCGGTGAGTGAGCGCCCCCGCTGCCTCCCTACCCCGGCACAGGCAGCAGCAGAAGCCCACCCAGCTTATGACACCCATCCAGGCTGTCAGCGTGCCATCCCAACTCCAGGCTGCACCCCTGCCCAGAAAAGCACATGTGCGTTCAGTGCATTCCGGTACAGTAAGAGCGTTTCAGGGCTCAGGGCCCTCCCTGCGCCCCAGTGCCTGCCTTATGGCTTAGAGTCGTAACTCTGGGACTTAAGAGCTTAGTGTCCTGCCTGGGTGGCCTAGGCCAGGGATAGGACGGTCCACTGGACTTCAGTGGGGACCTCCAGCTAGATGGAGTGGCCCTTGGCCCTCATCACGAGCATAGCCCAGCCCAGAGGAACattctccagcccctgccccctctcTCGGCAGCTGATCCAGGCGTGTACCATGCAGCAGCTCCCCGTGCCCTATCAGGCCTACCCTCACCTCATCTCCAGTGACCACTACGTCCTGCAcccccccccaccagccccacaCCCCCAGCCCGCCCACGTGGCGCCTCTTGGGCAGTTTGTGTCGCTGCAGACCCAGCACCCGCGTATGGTGAGTCGGGGTGATGGGTCCGATGCTAGAGGGGATGACAcggaggatgggggtggggggcttccCTTGTCACTGACTCTGGCTGACCGGCTTCTGCCTCTTCCAGCCCCTGCAGCGGCTCGACAATGACGTGGACCTGCGGGGGGACCAGCACCCCCTGGGGAGCTTCACCTACTCCACCTCTGCCCCGGGCCCGGCCCTGTCCCCGTCCGTGCCTCTTCACTACCTGCCCCATGACCCACTGCACCAGGAGCTGTCCTTCGGCATGGTGAGTGCTGACCCTCAGGCTCTGGGGCAACCGGGAGACAGGCCCGCCTGCTGACCTGTACCCGGCCCCCTCTCGCAGCCGTATTCCCACATGATGCCGCGGAGACTGGGCACCCAGAGATACCGCCTGCAACAGCCGCTGCCCCCGCcacccccgccgccgcccccacccccgtATTACCCCAGCTTCCTGCCCTACTTCCTGTAAGTACTAGGCATCTGCCCCAAGCTGGGGCGCTGTGCCCTCCTGGGGCCTCGAGCCATCTGGCATCCCCaccagacacacactcacactccagctgggctccctgccttcCTGCCATGTCCTGGGACAAACTCGGGGTCTCCAGTATGAACGGTACAGGCTCTGGGCTTTGTTTCATGGAGGGAATCAGGGGAGCGGCTCTGTGCCCCCGTACCTACTCAGGTTGACCCTGGGCCCCCGTACCTGTCTCCCCCTAGCTCGATGCTGCCAATGTCACCAACAGCAGTGGGGCCCACCATCAGCCTGGATCTTGACGTGGATGACGTGGAGATGGAGAACTATGAGGTCCCGTGGAGCCCTGttctgggaggtggggccttgggggACCTGCGGCCTTGAGTGCTGCtgaccctccctcctgcctgtgtCCAGGCCCTTCTGAACCTGGCGGAGCGGCTGGGAGACGCCAAGCCCCGAGGTCTCACCAAAGCGGACATCGAGCAGCTTCCGTCGTACCGCTTCAACCCAGACAGCCATCAGTCGGAGCAGACGCTGTGAGTGCTGGGCCCGATTCCTGCCCCTCCGTGTGCACAGATGGCCACGGGGGGCCCCTCTGAGGGGATCCGCTCTGCCATGAGCCTTCCCTCAGCATGGAGATGACGCTTTGTGCCCTCCTCCCAGGTGTGTCGTCTGCTTCAGCGACTTCGAGGCGCGGCAGCTGCTCCGAGTGCTCCCCTGCAACCACGAGTTCCACACCAAGTGTGTCGACAAGTGGTTGAAGGTAAAGCATCCCCGGCCACTCCATGTggtgagggagggggcaggcccGGAGGGCGTCCCTGCTTGTCCCTGTCAGCATCTAGGAGTCCTGGCTCCACTCGGGGCTGAGTCCTCACCAGGCGAGGGTGGAGCCTGATGTGCGGCTGTCCCCGCAGGCCAACCGGACGTGTCCCATTTGCCGGGCTGACGCCTCcgaggtgcccagggaggctgagTGAGGCGCACCGCTGCCCAGGAGAGCCCTGCCTGAAGCTCTGGAAACTCGCGGGGACCCAGGGAGGACGGGGAGGGAGTGGCCCTGGCCTGCCCcgtctcctgcctgcctctccagagCTGGTGCCAGGCTCAGCCCCGAGAGAAGCCCCTGCAATAAGCCCCTGCGTTTGCCAAGCTCCAAAGACTCCTCTCCCAATCTGCCTGCCAGTCCACCCGCCACGGAGCCACCTGCGTGTCCCTGACTTGGTCTCCCTCCTGTTTGCCCATGGGTCTGTCTCCTTTCTTGCCCGTGCTGGGAGCCAGGGGTCCATTTCCCCAGTGCGGCTGGTGGAGATCTTTGGCCCCAGGATGGGCAAAGGGAGCACCATCCTGGGGTGGCCTGGTCTCTTGCACTGAAATGGTGTGCCCTCTGCCCAGGTGGCACTGACAGGCGCATGGACAGACGGTGGCATGAGGCCATtgcctgagccccaggcctgggTCCTCCTGCCTTgacaccccccacacacagacTCAGGCAGCCAGCCCCGCCCAGGCTGCTGTGAGTGGTGGGTCTGGCTCCCTAGGGGACCCTCACCCCAGGCACAAcattccagccccaccccca
This region of Equus quagga isolate Etosha38 chromosome 7, UCLA_HA_Equagga_1.0, whole genome shotgun sequence genomic DNA includes:
- the RNF44 gene encoding RING finger protein 44 isoform X1; translation: MVREPRLLKSQRPGPCAAVRPPAPGIPPSAALRSESETWEGPSPADTRTSAPHPHSPGGVAEEAPRSPAACACPAGCEPRPSPSTLLPPLMRPWALAVTRWPPSAPAGQWRFSAGASSTPGQLRGSPGREGPLAGPPAQDERLPSQQPLPRPPHLPVEERRASAPAGGSPRMLHPASQQSPFMVDLHEQVHQGPVPLSYTVTTVTTQGFPLPTSQHIPGCSAQQLPACSVMFSGQHYPLCCLPPPLIQACTMQQLPVPYQAYPHLISSDHYVLHPPPPAPHPQPAHVAPLGQFVSLQTQHPRMPLQRLDNDVDLRGDQHPLGSFTYSTSAPGPALSPSVPLHYLPHDPLHQELSFGMPYSHMMPRRLGTQRYRLQQPLPPPPPPPPPPPYYPSFLPYFLSMLPMSPTAVGPTISLDLDVDDVEMENYEALLNLAERLGDAKPRGLTKADIEQLPSYRFNPDSHQSEQTLCVVCFSDFEARQLLRVLPCNHEFHTKCVDKWLKANRTCPICRADASEVPREAE
- the RNF44 gene encoding RING finger protein 44 isoform X2, with product MRPWALAVTRWPPSAPAGQWRFSAGASSTPGQLRGSPGREGPLAGPPAQDERLPSQQPLPRPPHLPVEERRASAPAGGSPRMLHPASQQSPFMVDLHEQVHQGPVPLSYTVTTVTTQGFPLPTSQHIPGCSAQQLPACSVMFSGQHYPLCCLPPPLIQACTMQQLPVPYQAYPHLISSDHYVLHPPPPAPHPQPAHVAPLGQFVSLQTQHPRMPLQRLDNDVDLRGDQHPLGSFTYSTSAPGPALSPSVPLHYLPHDPLHQELSFGMPYSHMMPRRLGTQRYRLQQPLPPPPPPPPPPPYYPSFLPYFLSMLPMSPTAVGPTISLDLDVDDVEMENYEALLNLAERLGDAKPRGLTKADIEQLPSYRFNPDSHQSEQTLCVVCFSDFEARQLLRVLPCNHEFHTKCVDKWLKANRTCPICRADASEVPREAE